Proteins encoded in a region of the Tachyglossus aculeatus isolate mTacAcu1 chromosome 25, mTacAcu1.pri, whole genome shotgun sequence genome:
- the PPDPFL gene encoding pancreatic progenitor cell differentiation and proliferation factor-like protein, with translation MASVPSAGCLLAKNQYYRKSSISSFSSSCGTDTINFTDQEKVHSGLPDISETSWWIKSFFYSEPVLPNIRRKDLTSGSINS, from the exons ATGGCTTCTGTACCTTCTGCGGGTTGCCTGCTGGCTAAAAATCAGTACTATCGAA AATCCAGTATTTCCTCATTCAGTTCTTCCTGTGGCACCGACACAATAAACTTCACTGACCAGGAAAAAGTCCATTCAG GGCTGCCTGATATCTCTGAGACATCCTGGTGGATCAAAAGCTTTTTCTACTCCGAACCTGTTCTCCCAAATATCAGAAGAAAAGATCTGACCTCTGGAAG CATTAATAGCTGA